One window of the Mixophyes fleayi isolate aMixFle1 chromosome 6, aMixFle1.hap1, whole genome shotgun sequence genome contains the following:
- the CSNK2A1 gene encoding casein kinase II subunit alpha isoform X1 — protein sequence MSGPVPSRARVYTDVNTHRPREYWDYESHVVEWGNQDDYQLVRKLGRGKYSEVFEAINITNNEKVVVKILKPVKKKKIKREIKILENLRGGPNIITLADIVKDPVSRTPALVFEHVNNTDFKQLYQTLTDYDIRFYMYEILKALDYCHSMGIMHRDVKPHNVMIDHEHRKLRLIDWGLAEFYHPGQEYNVRVASRYFKGPELLVDYQMYDYSLDMWSLGCMLASMIFRKEPFFHGHDNYDQLVRIAKVLGTEDLYDYIDKYNIELDPRFNDILGRHSRKRWERFVHSENQHLVSPEALDFLDKLLRYDHQTRLTAREAMDHPYFYPIVKDQSRMGSSNMPSGSTPVSSASMMSGQSLPKSSVRDKSGISTVPTPSALGSLAGSPVISATNTLGTPVAATAGAPQ from the exons ATGTCGGGACCTGTGCCAAGCCGGGCCCGTGTCTACACGGATGTGAACACACACAGACCCCGGGAGTACTGGGATTATGAGTCGCATGTTGTAGAATGGGG GAATCAGGATGACTACCAGCTGGTGAGGAAACTTGGTCGTGGCAAGTACAGTGAAGTCTTTGAAGCCATTAACATCACCAATAATGAAAAAGTTGTGGTGAAAATTCTCAAG CCTGTGAAGAAGAAGAAAATTAAGCGTGAAATCAAGATTCTGGAGAACTTGCGAGGCGGGCCCAACATCATCACACTGGCTGACATAGTGAAAGATCCCGTG TCCAGAACGCCGGCACTGGTTTTTGAACATGTCAACAATACAGATTTTAAG CAGTTATATCAGACTCTAACAGATTACGACATTAGGTTCTACATGTATGAAATATTAAAG GCCCTGGATTATTGTCACAGCATGGGTATCATGCACAGGGATGTGAAGCCCCATAATGTTATGATTGATCATGAGCACAGAAAG CTCCGACTAATAGATTGGGGTCTCGCAGAGTTTTATCACCCGGGGCAGGAATACAATGTGAGGGTTGCCTCCAGATACTTCAAGGGGCCAGAACTGCTTGTCGATTACCAG ATGTATGATTACAGTCTAGACATGTGGAGCTTGGGCTGTATGCTGGCCAGCATGATCTTCAGGAAGGAACCATTTTTCCATGGACATGATAATTATGATCAG TTGGTGAGAATAGCCAAGGTCCTAGGGACGGAAGATCTGTACGATTACATTGACAAATACAATATTGAACTGGATCCACGCTTCAATGATATTCTGGGCAG ACATTCCCGCAAGCGATGGGAGCGCTTTGTGCATAGTGAGAATCAACACTTGGTCAGTCCAGAGGCTTTGGATTTCCTTGATAAGCTGCTTCGATATGACCACCAGACAAGACTGACTGCTCGCGAAGCTATGGACCACCCTTACTTCT ACCCCATTGTGAAGGACCAGTCTCGGATGGGCTCCTCTAACATGCCCAGTGGCAGCACCCCAGTCAGTAGCGCCAGTATGATGTCAGGTCAGTCCCTGCCCAAGTCCAGTGTCCGTGACAAGTCAG GGATTTCCACGGTGCCAACTCCTTCAGCTTTGGGTTCTTTAGCTGGATCACCAGTCATCTCTGCGACTAACACCCTTGGGACGCCCGTAGCAGCCACTGCTGGAGCCCCCCAGTAG
- the CSNK2A1 gene encoding casein kinase II subunit alpha isoform X2, which yields MSGPVPSRARVYTDVNTHRPREYWDYESHVVEWGNQDDYQLVRKLGRGKYSEVFEAINITNNEKVVVKILKPVKKKKIKREIKILENLRGGPNIITLADIVKDPVSRTPALVFEHVNNTDFKLYQTLTDYDIRFYMYEILKALDYCHSMGIMHRDVKPHNVMIDHEHRKLRLIDWGLAEFYHPGQEYNVRVASRYFKGPELLVDYQMYDYSLDMWSLGCMLASMIFRKEPFFHGHDNYDQLVRIAKVLGTEDLYDYIDKYNIELDPRFNDILGRHSRKRWERFVHSENQHLVSPEALDFLDKLLRYDHQTRLTAREAMDHPYFYPIVKDQSRMGSSNMPSGSTPVSSASMMSGQSLPKSSVRDKSGISTVPTPSALGSLAGSPVISATNTLGTPVAATAGAPQ from the exons ATGTCGGGACCTGTGCCAAGCCGGGCCCGTGTCTACACGGATGTGAACACACACAGACCCCGGGAGTACTGGGATTATGAGTCGCATGTTGTAGAATGGGG GAATCAGGATGACTACCAGCTGGTGAGGAAACTTGGTCGTGGCAAGTACAGTGAAGTCTTTGAAGCCATTAACATCACCAATAATGAAAAAGTTGTGGTGAAAATTCTCAAG CCTGTGAAGAAGAAGAAAATTAAGCGTGAAATCAAGATTCTGGAGAACTTGCGAGGCGGGCCCAACATCATCACACTGGCTGACATAGTGAAAGATCCCGTG TCCAGAACGCCGGCACTGGTTTTTGAACATGTCAACAATACAGATTTTAAG TTATATCAGACTCTAACAGATTACGACATTAGGTTCTACATGTATGAAATATTAAAG GCCCTGGATTATTGTCACAGCATGGGTATCATGCACAGGGATGTGAAGCCCCATAATGTTATGATTGATCATGAGCACAGAAAG CTCCGACTAATAGATTGGGGTCTCGCAGAGTTTTATCACCCGGGGCAGGAATACAATGTGAGGGTTGCCTCCAGATACTTCAAGGGGCCAGAACTGCTTGTCGATTACCAG ATGTATGATTACAGTCTAGACATGTGGAGCTTGGGCTGTATGCTGGCCAGCATGATCTTCAGGAAGGAACCATTTTTCCATGGACATGATAATTATGATCAG TTGGTGAGAATAGCCAAGGTCCTAGGGACGGAAGATCTGTACGATTACATTGACAAATACAATATTGAACTGGATCCACGCTTCAATGATATTCTGGGCAG ACATTCCCGCAAGCGATGGGAGCGCTTTGTGCATAGTGAGAATCAACACTTGGTCAGTCCAGAGGCTTTGGATTTCCTTGATAAGCTGCTTCGATATGACCACCAGACAAGACTGACTGCTCGCGAAGCTATGGACCACCCTTACTTCT ACCCCATTGTGAAGGACCAGTCTCGGATGGGCTCCTCTAACATGCCCAGTGGCAGCACCCCAGTCAGTAGCGCCAGTATGATGTCAGGTCAGTCCCTGCCCAAGTCCAGTGTCCGTGACAAGTCAG GGATTTCCACGGTGCCAACTCCTTCAGCTTTGGGTTCTTTAGCTGGATCACCAGTCATCTCTGCGACTAACACCCTTGGGACGCCCGTAGCAGCCACTGCTGGAGCCCCCCAGTAG
- the CSNK2A1 gene encoding casein kinase II subunit alpha isoform X3 → MSGPVPSRARVYTDVNTHRPREYWDYESHVVEWGNQDDYQLVRKLGRGKYSEVFEAINITNNEKVVVKILKPVKKKKIKREIKILENLRGGPNIITLADIVKDPVSRTPALVFEHVNNTDFKQLYQTLTDYDIRFYMYEILKALDYCHSMGIMHRDVKPHNVMIDHEHRKLRLIDWGLAEFYHPGQEYNVRVASRYFKGPELLVDYQMYDYSLDMWSLGCMLASMIFRKEPFFHGHDNYDQLVRIAKVLGTEDLYDYIDKYNIELDPRFNDILGRHSRKRWERFVHSENQHLVSPEALDFLDKLLRYDHQTRLTAREAMDHPYFYPIVKDQSRMGSSNMPSGSTPVSSASMMSGISTVPTPSALGSLAGSPVISATNTLGTPVAATAGAPQ, encoded by the exons ATGTCGGGACCTGTGCCAAGCCGGGCCCGTGTCTACACGGATGTGAACACACACAGACCCCGGGAGTACTGGGATTATGAGTCGCATGTTGTAGAATGGGG GAATCAGGATGACTACCAGCTGGTGAGGAAACTTGGTCGTGGCAAGTACAGTGAAGTCTTTGAAGCCATTAACATCACCAATAATGAAAAAGTTGTGGTGAAAATTCTCAAG CCTGTGAAGAAGAAGAAAATTAAGCGTGAAATCAAGATTCTGGAGAACTTGCGAGGCGGGCCCAACATCATCACACTGGCTGACATAGTGAAAGATCCCGTG TCCAGAACGCCGGCACTGGTTTTTGAACATGTCAACAATACAGATTTTAAG CAGTTATATCAGACTCTAACAGATTACGACATTAGGTTCTACATGTATGAAATATTAAAG GCCCTGGATTATTGTCACAGCATGGGTATCATGCACAGGGATGTGAAGCCCCATAATGTTATGATTGATCATGAGCACAGAAAG CTCCGACTAATAGATTGGGGTCTCGCAGAGTTTTATCACCCGGGGCAGGAATACAATGTGAGGGTTGCCTCCAGATACTTCAAGGGGCCAGAACTGCTTGTCGATTACCAG ATGTATGATTACAGTCTAGACATGTGGAGCTTGGGCTGTATGCTGGCCAGCATGATCTTCAGGAAGGAACCATTTTTCCATGGACATGATAATTATGATCAG TTGGTGAGAATAGCCAAGGTCCTAGGGACGGAAGATCTGTACGATTACATTGACAAATACAATATTGAACTGGATCCACGCTTCAATGATATTCTGGGCAG ACATTCCCGCAAGCGATGGGAGCGCTTTGTGCATAGTGAGAATCAACACTTGGTCAGTCCAGAGGCTTTGGATTTCCTTGATAAGCTGCTTCGATATGACCACCAGACAAGACTGACTGCTCGCGAAGCTATGGACCACCCTTACTTCT ACCCCATTGTGAAGGACCAGTCTCGGATGGGCTCCTCTAACATGCCCAGTGGCAGCACCCCAGTCAGTAGCGCCAGTATGATGTCAG GGATTTCCACGGTGCCAACTCCTTCAGCTTTGGGTTCTTTAGCTGGATCACCAGTCATCTCTGCGACTAACACCCTTGGGACGCCCGTAGCAGCCACTGCTGGAGCCCCCCAGTAG